The following coding sequences are from one Humulus lupulus chromosome X, drHumLupu1.1, whole genome shotgun sequence window:
- the LOC133805077 gene encoding uncharacterized protein LOC133805077 produces the protein MECWSCYMMHFQPQISFQNRSNFSRELGLLVRQYTDPDCPQWSKVPNASKERILAHLEDDLFDIGRTRYGEGHMPGILRGIDTSCAKKYSDWKYDIKEHLTINGPQNRYGGCTDTQWQKAIDFFRRPEITKRSVVNKENRKKLKELSYGGSQSIPALRYKKRNLETGQLESIPDSWMDTHHKSGTGWVTETAKNTWEELRAYRDTQQTQATDTESSTPVSSAPEDEDISLVQNVFGKRRGHQKGYGRILNIRDRTPFDFRPSQTRDEELSEMRERLRQLEEHVRTHCITPGSQSAPPPPPDDPDVGAPTQ, from the exons atggaatgctggagttgttacatgatgcatttccagccccaaataagcttccaaaatcgctcaaatttctcaagagagctcggattacttgttcgacagtacacagatccggactgtcctcaatggtcaaaagtaccaaatgcctcgaaagaaagaatacttgcacatttggaa gatgatttgtttgatattgggcgtactagatatggagaagggcatatgcctgggatcttgagaggcattgatacttcgtgtgctaaaaagtattctgactggaagtacgatattaaagagcacttaacgattaatgggccacaaaatcgttatggtggttgcacggatacgcagtggcaaaaagcaattgattttttccgtcgcccagaaattacg aaacgttctgtggtcaacaaggaaaatagaaagaaattgaaagagcttagctatggaggttctcagtcaatcccagccttacgctataaaaag cgcaatttagagactgggcaacttgagtccatcccggatagctggatggatactcaccataaatcaggcacagggtgggtgacagagacagcaaaaaatacttgg gaggaattgcgtgcataccgcgacacacagcagacacaggcaactgatactgagagttccacaccagtttcgagtgcgcctgaagatgaagacatatctttggtacaaaatgtcttcggaaaacgacggggccaccagaaaggatatggacgtatccttaacataagggaccgaactccatttgattttcgtccttcacaaactagagatgaagagttgtctgagatgagagagcgtcttcgacagttagaggagcatgtccggactcattgtatcaccccgggatctcaatctgccccaccaccaccacccgatgatcctgatgttggagcaccgactcagtag
- the LOC133804367 gene encoding glutamate receptor 2.1-like isoform X1, producing MTRKNALFFLFIVICSTWMVRGMAQNDTIPVKVGVVLDLETPVAKIWLSCIELALSDLYASHAHFKTRLVLNIRDSKKDIVSAASAALDLIKNVQVQAILGPQRSSQAKFIIELGQKAQVPIISFSATSPSLKIPSQSSYFFQTATSDSSQVTAISSIVKAFGWRNVVPIYTANEYGEGIIPYLVDALIEVDARVPYRSAIPPSATDDQIKNELYKLDSMQTRVFVVHMWYDLGSRLFTLAEEIGMLGEGYVWIITEDFTNLLGSLSFSVIDSMEGVLGIKTFVPPSKELDSFKVGWKSKFYNAQLNVMGLWAYDSVHALALAIEKLHGSSGVLKNVTSGGSTDDLFSYKVSPIGPKLLETLSGTRFRGLAGDFILDNGTLKTSTFQIVNVVNGGRAGRKVGFWTQKNGLVRTLLDSRAEYSTSKLNLKPIIWPGESIIAPKGWVIPTNGRRLRIGIPVITAYKEFVDVTNCDPSTNTSDAIGFSIDVFKAAVKALPYDLSYDFFPYQKPNGSYDDLVYEVYLGNYDAVVADTTIRANRSQYVDFTLPYTESGVAMVVPMRDNKPKSAWIFLKPLTWDLWVTTFCFFLFIGFVVWVLEHRVNEDFRGPPSHQIGTSFSFSFSTMVFANKERVVSNLARFVVIIWVFVVLILTQSYTASLASLLTVEKLQPTITDINQLLRNGERVGCFRNSFVYGLLEHTGFPSWQIVPLNSTDQCDHFLSIGSAKGGISAYVDETPNTRIFLGQYCSKYTLIGPIFNTAGYGFVSTYFLITTPSNFLNIYVYIVFPKGSPLVCDVSRAILNVTETEEMKKTEKKWFETDQKACLDYDPKISSNSLSLGSFWGLFLIAGVSSLFALIIFAITFLHEHKQILLDSHDSVGRRIGAIFKSFDQKDLSFHTFNKSNSNQLINNGGYGTDIMDLTANNNTNCPPSPSTTNYTASNSPISMGEQGTIPFSSAQHIV from the exons ATGACGAGGAAGAATGCTTTGTTTTTCTTGTTCATTGTAATATGTTCGACATGGATGGTCAGAGGAATGGCCCAAAACGACACGATTCCAGTGAAAGTTGGTGTCGTTTTGGACCTTGAAACTCCAGTTGCTAAAATTTGGTTAAGTTGCATAGAATTGGCTCTCTCAGACTTGTATGCCTCCCATGCCCACTTTAAGACTAGATTGGTTCTCAATATCAGAGACTCCAAGAAAGATATCGTCTCTGCAGCCTCCGCAG CTCTGGATCTTATAAAAAATGTACAAGTGCAAGCAATATTAGGGCCACAAAGATCGAGTCAAGCCAAATTCATCATTGAATTAGGGCAAAAGGCTCAAGTGCCAATAATATCATTTTCAGCAACAAGTCCTTCTCTCAAAATTCCAAGTCAAAGCTCATACTTTTTCCAAACAGCGACGAGTGACTCATCTCAAGTCACAGCCATTAGTTCCATAGTCAAAGCTTTTGGATGGCGAAATGTAGTGCCCATCTACACAGCCAATGAATACGGAGAAGGAATCATTCCCTATTTGGTCGATGCCCTAATAGAAGTCGATGCCAGAGTTCCCTATCGAAGTGCCATTCCACCCTCAGCCACCGATGATCAGATCAAGAACGAGCTTTACAAACTAGACTCAATGCAAACTAGGGTTTTCGTTGTTCACATGTGGTATGACCTTGGGTCAAGGTTGTTTACCTTAGCTGAGGAGATTGGAATGTTGGGAGAGGGTTATGTTTGGATCATAACAGAAGATTTCACCAATCTCTTAGGCTCCTTAAGTTTCTCAGTCATCGACTCAATGGAAGGGGTTTTAGGAATCAAGACTTTTGTGCCACCATCGAAAGAGCTTGATAGTTTTAAAGTTGGGTGGAAATCCAAGTTCTACAATGCCCAACTCAATGTAATGggtttatgggcatatgattcgGTCCATGCATTAGCCTTAGCCATTGAAAAACTACATGGTAGTAGTGGTGTGTTAAAAAATGTTACAAGTGGTGGCTCGACTGATGATCTTTTTAGTTACAAGGTGTCACCAATTGGTCCAAAATTATTGGAAACCTTATCAGGTACAAgattcaggggcctggctggagATTTCATCTTAGATAATGGAACACTAAAAACCTCGACATTTCAAATAGTGAATGTTGTGAATGGTGGTAGAGCAGGGAGAAAAGTTGGGTTTTGGACACAAAAAAATGGACTGGTGAGAACTTTGTTGGATTCGAGAGCTGAATATTCGACTTCAAAATTAAATCTGAAACCTATTATATGGCCAGGAGAGTCTATTATTGCTCCAAAAGGTTGGGTGATTCCGACTAATGGGAGGAGGTTGAGGATTGGAATTCCGGTCATCACTGCCTATAAAGAGTTTGTAGATGTGACAAACTGTGATCCAAGTACTAATACATCAGATGCCATAGGCTTCAGCATTGACGTATTTAAAGCAGCAGTTAAAGCCTTGCCATACGATCTTTCTTATGATTTTTTTCCTTATCAAAAGCCTAATGGTTCCTATGATGACTTGGTATACGAAGTATATCTTGGG AACTACGATGCAGTGGTAGCAGACACGACGATTAGAGCAAACCGATCCCAATACGTGGATTTCACATTGCCATACACAGAATCAGGCGTGGCAATGGTGGTTCCAATGAGAGACAATAAGCCAAAAAGTGCATGGATTTTCTTGAAGCCTTTGACGTGGGATTTATGGGTcaccaccttttgtttctttctCTTCATTGGTTTTGTCGTTTGGGTTCTGGAGCACCGAGTCAATGAAGATTTTCGTGGGCCACCTTCACATCAAATCGGCACAAGCTTTTCATTCTCCTTTTCAACCATGGTTTTTGCAAATA AGGAGAGAGTGGTGAGTAACTTGGCTCGGTTCGTGGTGATCATATGGGTGTTTGTGGTGTTAATATTGACTCAAAGTTACACGGCTAGTTTAGCTTCACTTTTAACAGTGGAAAAACTTCAACCAACTATTACAGATATAAACCAACTCTTAAGAAATGGAGAAAGAGTTGGGTGTTTTCGCAACTCCTTTGTGTATGGGCTGTTAGAACATACAGGTTTTCCCTCTTGGCAAATCGTACCTCTTAACTCCACAGATCAATGTGACCATTTCTTGTCTATTGGGAGCGCCAAAGGTGGTATTTCTGCTTATGTTGACGAAACCCCAAATACAAGGATTTTTCTTGGCCAATACTGTTCCAAATATACCTTGATTGGCCCCATATTCAATACTGCTGGCTATGGATTCGTAAGTACTTACTTTCTAATTACAACTCCTAGTAATTTTcttaatatatatgtttatata GTGTTCCCAAAAGGGTCTCCTCTAGTATGTGATGTTTCAAGGGCCATTCTCAACGTTACCGAAACAGAAGAAATGAAGAAAACTGAGAAAAAATGGTTCGAGACAGACCAAAAAGCTTGTTTAGACTATGACCCCAAAATCTCATCCAACAGTCTTAGCCTTGGTAGCTTTTGGGGCCTATTCTTAATAGCCGGCGTTTCTTCATTATTTGCACTCATAATCTTTGCAATTACGTTCCTTCATGAGCACAAGCAAATCTTATTGGATTCCCATGATTCGGTTGGAAGAAGAATTGGAGCCATTTTCAAAAGCTTTGACCAAAAAGACCTCTCCTTCCATACTTTTAACAAGAGTAATAGTAATCAACTGATCAATAATGGTGGATATGGTACAGACATCATGGACTTAACAGCTAATAATAATACCAACTGTCCTCCGAGTCCATCAACTACTAATTATACAGCCTCAAACTCCCCAATCTCAATGGGAGAACAAGGAACAATACCATTTTCTAGTGCTCAGCATATTGTCTAA
- the LOC133804367 gene encoding glutamate receptor 2.1-like isoform X2 — MTRKNALFFLFIVICSTWMVRGMAQNDTIPVKVGVVLDLETPVAKIWLSCIELALSDLYASHAHFKTRLVLNIRDSKKDIVSAASAALDLIKNVQVQAILGPQRSSQAKFIIELGQKAQVPIISFSATSPSLKIPSQSSYFFQTATSDSSQVTAISSIVKAFGWRNVVPIYTANEYGEGIIPYLVDALIEVDARVPYRSAIPPSATDDQIKNELYKLDSMQTRVFVVHMWYDLGSRLFTLAEEIGMLGEGYVWIITEDFTNLLGSLSFSVIDSMEGVLGIKTFVPPSKELDSFKVGWKSKFYNAQLNVMGLWAYDSVHALALAIEKLHGSSGVLKNVTSGGSTDDLFSYKVSPIGPKLLETLSGTRFRGLAGDFILDNGTLKTSTFQIVNVVNGGRAGRKVGFWTQKNGLVRTLLDSRAEYSTSKLNLKPIIWPGESIIAPKGWVIPTNGRRLRIGIPVITAYKEFVDVTNCDPSTNTSDAIGFSIDVFKAAVKALPYDLSYDFFPYQKPNGSYDDLVYEVYLGNYDAVVADTTIRANRSQYVDFTLPYTESGVAMVVPMRDNKPKSAWIFLKPLTWDLWVTTFCFFLFIGFVVWVLEHRVNEDFRGPPSHQIGTSFSFSFSTMVFANKERVVSNLARFVVIIWVFVVLILTQSYTASLASLLTVEKLQPTITDINQLLRNGERVGCFRNSFVYGLLEHTGFPSWQIVPLNSTDQCDHFLSIGSAKGGISAYVDETPNTRIFLGQYCSKYTLIGPIFNTAGYGFVFPKGSPLVCDVSRAILNVTETEEMKKTEKKWFETDQKACLDYDPKISSNSLSLGSFWGLFLIAGVSSLFALIIFAITFLHEHKQILLDSHDSVGRRIGAIFKSFDQKDLSFHTFNKSNSNQLINNGGYGTDIMDLTANNNTNCPPSPSTTNYTASNSPISMGEQGTIPFSSAQHIV; from the exons ATGACGAGGAAGAATGCTTTGTTTTTCTTGTTCATTGTAATATGTTCGACATGGATGGTCAGAGGAATGGCCCAAAACGACACGATTCCAGTGAAAGTTGGTGTCGTTTTGGACCTTGAAACTCCAGTTGCTAAAATTTGGTTAAGTTGCATAGAATTGGCTCTCTCAGACTTGTATGCCTCCCATGCCCACTTTAAGACTAGATTGGTTCTCAATATCAGAGACTCCAAGAAAGATATCGTCTCTGCAGCCTCCGCAG CTCTGGATCTTATAAAAAATGTACAAGTGCAAGCAATATTAGGGCCACAAAGATCGAGTCAAGCCAAATTCATCATTGAATTAGGGCAAAAGGCTCAAGTGCCAATAATATCATTTTCAGCAACAAGTCCTTCTCTCAAAATTCCAAGTCAAAGCTCATACTTTTTCCAAACAGCGACGAGTGACTCATCTCAAGTCACAGCCATTAGTTCCATAGTCAAAGCTTTTGGATGGCGAAATGTAGTGCCCATCTACACAGCCAATGAATACGGAGAAGGAATCATTCCCTATTTGGTCGATGCCCTAATAGAAGTCGATGCCAGAGTTCCCTATCGAAGTGCCATTCCACCCTCAGCCACCGATGATCAGATCAAGAACGAGCTTTACAAACTAGACTCAATGCAAACTAGGGTTTTCGTTGTTCACATGTGGTATGACCTTGGGTCAAGGTTGTTTACCTTAGCTGAGGAGATTGGAATGTTGGGAGAGGGTTATGTTTGGATCATAACAGAAGATTTCACCAATCTCTTAGGCTCCTTAAGTTTCTCAGTCATCGACTCAATGGAAGGGGTTTTAGGAATCAAGACTTTTGTGCCACCATCGAAAGAGCTTGATAGTTTTAAAGTTGGGTGGAAATCCAAGTTCTACAATGCCCAACTCAATGTAATGggtttatgggcatatgattcgGTCCATGCATTAGCCTTAGCCATTGAAAAACTACATGGTAGTAGTGGTGTGTTAAAAAATGTTACAAGTGGTGGCTCGACTGATGATCTTTTTAGTTACAAGGTGTCACCAATTGGTCCAAAATTATTGGAAACCTTATCAGGTACAAgattcaggggcctggctggagATTTCATCTTAGATAATGGAACACTAAAAACCTCGACATTTCAAATAGTGAATGTTGTGAATGGTGGTAGAGCAGGGAGAAAAGTTGGGTTTTGGACACAAAAAAATGGACTGGTGAGAACTTTGTTGGATTCGAGAGCTGAATATTCGACTTCAAAATTAAATCTGAAACCTATTATATGGCCAGGAGAGTCTATTATTGCTCCAAAAGGTTGGGTGATTCCGACTAATGGGAGGAGGTTGAGGATTGGAATTCCGGTCATCACTGCCTATAAAGAGTTTGTAGATGTGACAAACTGTGATCCAAGTACTAATACATCAGATGCCATAGGCTTCAGCATTGACGTATTTAAAGCAGCAGTTAAAGCCTTGCCATACGATCTTTCTTATGATTTTTTTCCTTATCAAAAGCCTAATGGTTCCTATGATGACTTGGTATACGAAGTATATCTTGGG AACTACGATGCAGTGGTAGCAGACACGACGATTAGAGCAAACCGATCCCAATACGTGGATTTCACATTGCCATACACAGAATCAGGCGTGGCAATGGTGGTTCCAATGAGAGACAATAAGCCAAAAAGTGCATGGATTTTCTTGAAGCCTTTGACGTGGGATTTATGGGTcaccaccttttgtttctttctCTTCATTGGTTTTGTCGTTTGGGTTCTGGAGCACCGAGTCAATGAAGATTTTCGTGGGCCACCTTCACATCAAATCGGCACAAGCTTTTCATTCTCCTTTTCAACCATGGTTTTTGCAAATA AGGAGAGAGTGGTGAGTAACTTGGCTCGGTTCGTGGTGATCATATGGGTGTTTGTGGTGTTAATATTGACTCAAAGTTACACGGCTAGTTTAGCTTCACTTTTAACAGTGGAAAAACTTCAACCAACTATTACAGATATAAACCAACTCTTAAGAAATGGAGAAAGAGTTGGGTGTTTTCGCAACTCCTTTGTGTATGGGCTGTTAGAACATACAGGTTTTCCCTCTTGGCAAATCGTACCTCTTAACTCCACAGATCAATGTGACCATTTCTTGTCTATTGGGAGCGCCAAAGGTGGTATTTCTGCTTATGTTGACGAAACCCCAAATACAAGGATTTTTCTTGGCCAATACTGTTCCAAATATACCTTGATTGGCCCCATATTCAATACTGCTGGCTATGGATTC GTGTTCCCAAAAGGGTCTCCTCTAGTATGTGATGTTTCAAGGGCCATTCTCAACGTTACCGAAACAGAAGAAATGAAGAAAACTGAGAAAAAATGGTTCGAGACAGACCAAAAAGCTTGTTTAGACTATGACCCCAAAATCTCATCCAACAGTCTTAGCCTTGGTAGCTTTTGGGGCCTATTCTTAATAGCCGGCGTTTCTTCATTATTTGCACTCATAATCTTTGCAATTACGTTCCTTCATGAGCACAAGCAAATCTTATTGGATTCCCATGATTCGGTTGGAAGAAGAATTGGAGCCATTTTCAAAAGCTTTGACCAAAAAGACCTCTCCTTCCATACTTTTAACAAGAGTAATAGTAATCAACTGATCAATAATGGTGGATATGGTACAGACATCATGGACTTAACAGCTAATAATAATACCAACTGTCCTCCGAGTCCATCAACTACTAATTATACAGCCTCAAACTCCCCAATCTCAATGGGAGAACAAGGAACAATACCATTTTCTAGTGCTCAGCATATTGTCTAA